The following coding sequences lie in one Epinephelus lanceolatus isolate andai-2023 chromosome 24, ASM4190304v1, whole genome shotgun sequence genomic window:
- the LOC117249807 gene encoding carboxypeptidase B2-like, giving the protein MKNLLILFVLMNLDKLLKTGDCTETEDEILSITPKTQEQVDLLKNVSTQYETALWQPVSPHYITEETEVHLFVPGNSSETVKDLLEKNAMTHTVLLANAKELIEMQTRNDSADPRSSSTFYERYHSLEDIYYWINRTQQENPDTVKTILIGSSYEKRPLYVLKLSLNSRPDKKAMWIDCGIHAREWISPAFCLWFVQYSLSFYKINSDITDILDNMDVYVLPVMNPDGYKVTWTTNRMWRKNRSLSKTSKCIGVDLNRNFDANWCTEGASNDPCTEIYCGAFPESEPESEAVANFLRSHKDTVQLYLSIHSYSQMLLFPYSCTLQEAENHKDLLEMAKEAAQKIRRYYRNTYKYGPGAKTIYLAPGGSDDWAYNLGIKYSFTFELQDSGRYGFLLPPSFISGACNEALIAVKTIALKVIEKTQAPTSSPRAA; this is encoded by the exons ATGAAGAATCTTttgattctgtttgttttgatgaatTTGGACAAACTCCTGAAGACTGGAGACTGCACAGAAACAGA GGATGAAATTTTATCAATCACCCCAAAAACACAAGAACAAGTGGACCTATTGAAGAATGTTTCCACTCAATACGAG ACAGCTCTGTGGCAGCCTGTGTCACCTCACTACATCACAGAAGAAACTGAGGTTCACCTGTTTGTTCCTGGAAACAGCTCAGAGACTGTGAAGGATCTGCTAGAGAAAAACGCCATGACACATAC GGTGTTACTGGCCAATGCCAAGGAGCTGATTGAAATGCAGACGAGGAACGACTCCGCCGACCCACGAAGTAGCTCAACGTTTTACGAGAGATATCACAGTCTGGAGGAT ATCTATTATTGGATAAACAGGACCCAGCAGGAGAACCCTGATACGGTGAAAACTATTCTCATTGGCTCCTCATATGAAAAGCGACCACTTTATGTTCTGAAG TTGTCTCTAAACAGCAGGCCGGATAAGAAAGCAATGTGGATTGACTGTGGGATCCATGCCAGAGAGTGGATCTCTCCTGCTTTCTGCTTGTGGTTCGTTCAATAT TCTTTGTCATTTTACAAGATAAACTCAGACATTACTGACATTCTGGACAACATGGACGTCTACGTCTTGCCTGTTATGAATCCTGATGGTTACAAGGTCACGTGGACAACA AACAGGATGTGGAGGAAAAACCGTTCCCTCAGCAAGACCAGCAAGTGCATCGGGGTTGACCTCAACAGGAACTTTGATGCAAACTGGTGCA CAGAGGGAGCCTCTAACGATCCCTGCACGGAGATCTACTGCGGTGCGTTCCCCGAGTCGGAACCAGAATCGGAGGCCGTTGCCAACTTCCTGCGCAGTCACAAGGACACAGTCCAGCTCTACCTCAGCATCCACTCCTACTCTCAGATGCTGCTCTTCCCGTACTCCTGCACCTTACAGGAAGCAGAGAACCACAAAGACCTG CTTGAGATGGCCAAAGAAGCTGCCCAGAAAATCAGAAGATATTACAGGAACACCTACAAGTATGGCCCCGGAGCAAAGACAATAT ACTTGGCTCCCGGTGGGTCTGACGACTGGGCGTACAACCTCGGCATCAAATACTCTTTCACGTTTGAGCTCCAGGACAGTGGGCGTTACGGCTTCCTCCTGCCGCCATCTTTCATCTCAGGGGCCTGCAACGAAGCTCTTATTGCTGTGAAGACCATTGCTCTCAAGGTTATAGAGAAAACACAAGCCCCAACGAGTTCTCCTCGGGCTGCCTGA
- the LOC117249816 gene encoding carboxypeptidase B2-like, with translation MKTLLILFVLMNLDELLKTGDCTETEDQVLSITPKTQEHVDLLKNVSTQYETALWQPVSPHYITEETEVHLFVPGNSSETVKDLLEKNAMTHTVLLANAKELIEMQTRNDSDDHRSSPTFYERYHSLEDIYYWINRTQQENPDTVKTIFIGSSYEKRPLYVLKLSLNSRPDKKAMWIDCGIHAREWISPAFCLWFVQYSLSFYKINSDITDILDNMDVYVLPVVNPDGYKVTWTTNRMWRKNRSLNNSSKCIGVDLNRNFDANWCTEGASNDPCTETYCGTFPESEPESKAVANFLRSHKDTVQLYLSIHSYSQMLLFPYSCTLQEAENHKDLLEMAQEAAQSIGRYHNNTYKYGPGAKTIYLAPGGSDDWAYNLGIKYSFTFELQDRGRYGFLLPPSFISGACNEALIAVKTIALKVIEKTQAPTSSPRAA, from the exons ATGAAGACTCTTttgattctgtttgttttgatgaatTTGGACGAACTCCTGAAGACTGGAGACTGCACAGAAACAGA GGATCAAGTTTTATCAATCACCCCAAAAACACAAGAACATGTGGACCTATTGAAGAATGTTTCCACTCAATACGAG ACAGCTCTGTGGCAGCCTGTGTCACCTCACTACATCACAGAAGAAACTGAGGTTCACCTGTTTGTTCCTGGAAACAGCTCAGAGACTGTGAAGGATCTGCTAGAGAAAAACGCCATGACACATAC GGTGTTACTGGCCAATGCCAAGGAGCTGATTGAAATGCAGACGAGGAATGACTCTGACGACCATCGAAGTAGCCCAACGTTCTACGAGAGATATCACAGTCTGGAGGAT ATCTATTATTGGATAAACAGGACCCAGCAGGAGAACCCTGATACGGTGAAAACCATTTTCATTGGCTCCTCATATGAAAAGCGACCACTTTATGTTCTGAAG TTGTCTCTAAACAGCAGGCCGGATAAGAAAGCAATGTGGATTGACTGTGGGATCCATGCCAGAGAGTGGATCTCTCCTGCTTTCTGCTTGTGGTTCGTTCAATAT TCTTTGTCATTTTACAAGATAAACTCAGACATTACTGACATTCTGGACAACATGGACGTCTACGTCTTGCCTGTTGTGAATCCTGATGGTTACAAGGTCACGTGGACAACA AACAGGATGTGGAGGAAGAACCGTTCcctcaacaacagcagcaagtGCATCGGGGTCGATCTCAACAGGAACTTTGATGCAAACTGGTGCA CAGAGGGAGCCTCTAACGATCCCTGCACGGAGACCTACTGTGGTACGTTCCCCGAGTCGGAACCAGAATCGAAGGCCGTTGCCAACTTCCTGCGCAGTCACAAGGACACAGTCCAGCTCTACCTCAGCATCCACTCCTACTCTCAGATGCTGCTCTTCCCGTACTCCTGCACCTTACAGGAAGCAGAGAACCACAAAGACCTG CTTGAGATGGCCCAAGAAGCTGCCCAGAGTATCGGAAGATATCACAATAACACCTACAAGTATGGCCCCGGAGCAAAGACAATAT ACTTGGCTCCCGGTGGGTCTGACGATTGGGCGTACAACCTCGGCATCAAATACTCTTTCACGTTTGAGCTCCAGGACCGCGGGCGTTACGGCTTCCTCCTGCCGCCATCTTTCATCTCAGGGGCCTGCAATGAAGCTCTTATTGCTGTGAAGACCATTGCTCTCAAGGTTATAGAGAAAACACAAGCCCCAACGAGTTCTCCTCGGGCTGCCTGA